The Lysobacter sp. HDW10 genome window below encodes:
- a CDS encoding S8 family peptidase, giving the protein MREVLATDPQGLSLRTDPDALAPERLLVFELRGSVNAFATAISNVIGLEFIDEDGLDSDESDQKPVAYLLVPDMAALQQIESLWRRWNAGENLGRGFTAWRDVFAQLRQLRPWGPQDRVSVQDSVTFADEIDLLADLELLRLEIELVYRESDTAAQEAESSIEGEVKQVGGHIVSKVRIKEIGYHACLVDLPVREVRAILEQRGVATVESVMHIRPQSVATTLEIDDAEPVGGDVPQMDPLHQPILALLDGVPVANHPLLSRHLSVDDPFGLEPLTAVADRKHGTAMASLIVHGDRNRGGPTLPRKIHVLPVLMAEPGRSETFRSDRLIVDLIYQAVRSIRVGPEASAPEVIIVNLSLGNSRQPFHRSLSAWAKLLDRLAYEHGILFIVSAGNVCDSFDLPTFSTRTHFEDADPDVRSRAVLGAIGALVGQRKLFSPAETVNGITVGACSTDDVPAEHRATSSSAVVAYADLEMANPSSALGPGYGTSIKPDILMPGSREHLLMQGNITGTLRVSPAGPSRAAGLKVAAPSSSNEQFESYTSGTSAAAALASRTCHQIHDALEAAYGDAFLNLTHRHRAVLLKALLAHTAQWPRGTSSVIRSVLGPSDGRQHVQQKDNIRRFLGYGVVDSDAAIACAGDRATFWATGEIAENQVFHIPIPIPLAMANKSQPHALVATTSWFTPTKPGNKLYRGVRLKLIRPDGLGSLGLDESFPDQPDVNQVRRGTLCHQRWVGERAAAVQADSQIALVLQREPDQAGMVIDEPVPFAVAATLTMPGVVEIYDQVRQRLGIALPIR; this is encoded by the coding sequence TTGCGCGAAGTTCTCGCGACCGACCCGCAGGGACTTAGTTTACGCACCGATCCGGACGCGCTGGCTCCTGAGCGGCTGTTGGTCTTCGAGTTGCGGGGATCGGTTAACGCTTTCGCTACTGCTATTTCCAATGTTATCGGTCTCGAGTTCATAGACGAAGATGGACTCGACAGTGACGAATCCGACCAAAAGCCAGTTGCATATCTTCTCGTTCCGGATATGGCTGCATTGCAGCAGATCGAATCGCTGTGGAGGCGATGGAATGCAGGGGAAAATTTAGGAAGAGGCTTTACTGCTTGGCGTGACGTGTTCGCCCAGCTACGCCAGCTCCGGCCATGGGGACCGCAAGATCGCGTAAGCGTGCAAGATTCAGTCACTTTTGCGGATGAAATTGACTTGCTCGCGGATTTGGAATTACTCCGCCTTGAAATTGAGCTTGTGTACCGGGAATCTGACACAGCTGCACAGGAAGCAGAGTCCTCGATCGAAGGAGAAGTCAAACAAGTCGGCGGGCACATTGTTTCAAAAGTGCGTATTAAGGAAATTGGCTACCACGCATGCCTCGTCGATCTCCCAGTTCGAGAAGTCCGGGCAATACTCGAACAGCGTGGCGTGGCTACTGTCGAAAGCGTAATGCACATTCGCCCCCAGAGCGTGGCTACAACGCTGGAGATCGATGACGCTGAGCCCGTCGGAGGCGATGTCCCTCAGATGGATCCCTTACACCAACCCATTCTGGCGCTGTTGGATGGGGTCCCGGTTGCGAATCATCCCCTACTTAGTCGGCATTTGTCCGTTGATGACCCTTTTGGACTTGAGCCGCTAACCGCGGTGGCTGACCGCAAGCATGGCACGGCAATGGCGTCGTTGATTGTCCACGGAGATCGCAATCGAGGCGGCCCAACCCTTCCGCGCAAAATACATGTACTCCCCGTGTTAATGGCGGAGCCAGGCCGCTCTGAGACGTTTCGTAGCGACCGATTAATCGTCGACCTGATTTATCAAGCGGTTCGCTCGATAAGGGTTGGGCCTGAGGCCAGCGCTCCAGAGGTAATAATCGTTAACTTGTCGCTTGGCAATTCACGTCAACCCTTCCATCGATCGTTATCTGCATGGGCAAAGTTGCTGGACCGTTTGGCGTATGAGCACGGAATCTTATTTATCGTCAGCGCCGGCAATGTGTGTGATTCATTTGATTTGCCTACCTTTTCGACGCGCACTCACTTCGAGGATGCTGACCCTGACGTTCGCTCGCGAGCAGTTTTGGGCGCCATTGGGGCATTGGTAGGACAGCGCAAACTGTTTTCACCTGCAGAAACGGTAAATGGAATCACAGTCGGTGCTTGCAGCACGGACGATGTACCTGCCGAGCATCGTGCGACCTCAAGTAGCGCTGTAGTCGCATATGCAGACCTCGAAATGGCCAACCCTTCGAGTGCCTTGGGCCCGGGCTATGGCACGTCTATAAAACCTGACATTCTGATGCCAGGGTCGCGCGAGCACCTTTTGATGCAAGGCAATATCACCGGAACGTTAAGAGTGTCGCCAGCGGGCCCGAGTCGAGCTGCTGGCTTGAAGGTAGCTGCACCGAGCTCGTCAAATGAACAATTCGAGTCCTACACCAGCGGCACCAGCGCCGCCGCAGCGCTCGCATCACGCACTTGCCATCAAATTCACGATGCTTTAGAAGCGGCCTATGGAGATGCCTTCCTCAACTTGACGCACCGTCACCGCGCTGTGTTGCTGAAGGCGCTATTGGCACACACAGCCCAATGGCCGCGAGGCACATCTTCAGTAATTCGAAGTGTACTTGGGCCATCGGATGGTAGACAACATGTCCAGCAGAAAGACAACATACGCCGCTTCCTTGGTTATGGTGTCGTTGATTCAGACGCGGCCATTGCATGCGCCGGTGATCGCGCAACTTTCTGGGCAACTGGTGAGATTGCCGAAAATCAAGTGTTCCACATTCCTATCCCAATTCCGCTTGCAATGGCCAACAAGTCGCAGCCTCACGCATTGGTTGCAACGACGTCGTGGTTCACCCCTACTAAACCGGGCAACAAACTTTATCGGGGCGTGAGATTGAAACTAATTAGACCAGATGGTTTAGGTAGCCTTGGTCTCGATGAGTCATTTCCAGACCAACCCGACGTAAACCAAGTGAGGCGCGGAACTCTTTGTCATCAACGTTGGGTTGGCGAAAGAGCTGCTGCAGTTCAAGCAGATTCGCAAATCGCGCTCGTGCTTCAGCGAGAGCCCGACCAAGCAGGGATGGTTATTGACGAACCTGTTCCATTCGCTGTAGCTGCTACGCTGACGATGCCCGGCGTAGTCGAAATATACGATCAGGTACGACAACGGCTGGGGATTGCATTGCCTATTAGGTGA
- a CDS encoding methylated-DNA--[protein]-cysteine S-methyltransferase, whose protein sequence is MTAAPLSARHNQLVRAACERLERDDAVDLATLAADANLSPWHFQRLFKSQTGLTPKQYASARRHQSIQGALKQHARVSDGILEAGFGNPSGFYEQGAKRLGMSPTSFKQGGKDVEIRFGIAQCTLGALLVARTEIGICDIRMGDDAETLVHAFQDVFPNAVLLGGDEAFDTWIAKIVGLIEEPSAALDLPLDIRGTAFQERVWRALMQIPPGTTATYAEIAERIGRPSSVRAVANACGANKIAVAIPCHRVVRSDGSLSGYRWGVDRKRALLLKEAALSAS, encoded by the coding sequence ATGACCGCCGCCCCGCTTTCAGCCAGACATAACCAGCTTGTGCGCGCCGCATGCGAGCGGCTTGAACGTGACGACGCGGTTGATCTGGCAACGCTGGCGGCAGATGCCAACCTGAGTCCTTGGCACTTTCAACGTTTGTTCAAATCACAGACCGGCCTGACACCCAAGCAGTACGCGTCAGCGCGTCGTCACCAATCGATTCAAGGTGCGCTCAAGCAACATGCGCGCGTCTCGGACGGCATTCTTGAGGCCGGCTTCGGCAATCCAAGCGGGTTTTACGAGCAAGGCGCGAAACGACTCGGCATGTCGCCAACGTCTTTTAAACAGGGCGGCAAGGACGTTGAAATTCGTTTTGGCATTGCGCAGTGCACCCTTGGTGCGCTGCTTGTAGCGCGAACAGAGATTGGCATTTGCGACATTCGCATGGGTGATGACGCAGAAACGCTCGTACACGCCTTCCAAGATGTCTTTCCAAACGCGGTCCTCCTTGGCGGCGACGAAGCGTTCGACACCTGGATTGCCAAAATCGTTGGTTTGATTGAAGAGCCCAGTGCCGCATTGGACTTGCCGTTAGATATTCGCGGCACTGCTTTCCAAGAGCGCGTTTGGCGTGCCCTGATGCAGATTCCGCCAGGCACGACTGCCACCTATGCCGAGATTGCCGAACGAATTGGCAGACCGTCGTCGGTGCGCGCAGTCGCCAACGCGTGCGGCGCAAACAAAATCGCGGTGGCCATTCCATGCCACCGCGTCGTGCGAAGTGATGGCTCACTTTCGGGCTATCGCTGGGGTGTGGACCGCAAGCGCGCGTTGCTCCTTAAAGAAGCAGCACTCAGTGCGTCTTGA
- a CDS encoding lambda-exonuclease family protein, translating into MKKQAAFRLIETKSLDRQQWLDVRKGGIGSSDAAAAVGLCPYKSPLELWMEKTGRAESDPRKPNWDSPMYWGTLLEPLVATAYGEKSGHRVRRVNAVLQHPVFPFMLANIDRDVVGCPDVQILECKTAGEFGSRLWKDGVPEYVQLQVQHQLAVTGRQAADVAVLLCGQQLEVHRILRDEAMIARLVLLEARFWEHVENDTPPPADGSESSASALRQLYPRDSGATLDLSENVELSGHFRDYLALRNEAAETEARAECLKQHLQEVIGDSTRAAFASGEVTYKRSKDGTRLDAQRLAADHPEIVARYTSTKPGSRRFLVVENAK; encoded by the coding sequence ATGAAAAAACAAGCAGCATTCAGATTGATCGAGACGAAGTCGCTCGACCGCCAGCAATGGCTTGATGTGCGAAAGGGTGGCATCGGCAGTTCTGATGCTGCAGCTGCGGTCGGCCTATGCCCCTATAAAAGCCCACTCGAACTATGGATGGAAAAGACTGGGCGTGCGGAATCAGATCCGCGAAAACCAAACTGGGATTCTCCGATGTACTGGGGAACGTTGTTGGAACCTCTTGTAGCCACTGCGTATGGTGAGAAGAGTGGGCACCGTGTCCGTCGAGTGAATGCCGTCCTTCAACACCCAGTTTTTCCATTCATGCTGGCCAACATAGACCGTGATGTCGTTGGGTGTCCGGACGTGCAGATCCTGGAATGCAAGACGGCAGGAGAGTTTGGATCTCGCCTATGGAAAGACGGTGTGCCGGAGTACGTCCAGTTGCAAGTACAACATCAGCTTGCCGTGACTGGTCGCCAGGCAGCAGATGTTGCCGTGCTGCTCTGCGGTCAACAGTTGGAGGTTCACCGCATTTTGAGAGATGAAGCAATGATCGCTCGGCTCGTCTTGTTGGAAGCTCGCTTCTGGGAGCATGTCGAGAACGATACGCCACCACCAGCGGACGGCAGTGAGTCTTCAGCGTCCGCACTGCGTCAGCTCTACCCGCGTGACTCTGGCGCAACGCTCGATTTGAGCGAGAACGTCGAACTGTCTGGTCATTTTCGAGACTATCTGGCACTTCGCAATGAGGCTGCAGAAACAGAAGCGCGCGCTGAATGCTTGAAGCAACACTTGCAAGAGGTCATTGGCGACTCGACGCGCGCTGCCTTTGCCTCGGGTGAGGTGACGTACAAGCGTTCAAAGGACGGCACTCGCCTCGACGCTCAGCGCTTGGCTGCCGACCACCCTGAGATAGTCGCTCGTTACACCTCAACAAAGCCCGGATCCCGAAGGTTCCTAGTTGTCGAAAACGCGAAATAA
- a CDS encoding hydrolase or metal-binding protein yields MLKGFAITPPLIGRISIGRVVERNGKRLPEKDDQFTLTSQVQNRDGWILHPLDDSLRKEGGGKLRSIPVRLVFNDSALNLRADYSLFDRTTGRPICVGNGESCRRSGKDGVESLPCPGPNVCQFAQGECKPYARLNVIVGDGEEDALGTFVLRTTSFNTIRTLSARLQYLNAVSGGLLSCMPLELKLRGKSTAMSYRSAIYYVDLVVRAGLTLEQAIAEARERDANRRMSGHDQARLDEVAREGFANGAFEEMEEDVPAVVLKSSTRWRASQRQVERNRTDSRGF; encoded by the coding sequence ATGTTGAAAGGATTTGCAATCACGCCCCCGCTCATTGGGCGAATTTCTATAGGGCGCGTCGTAGAGCGCAATGGCAAGCGTCTGCCAGAAAAGGACGATCAGTTCACCTTAACAAGCCAAGTGCAGAACAGAGACGGATGGATTCTTCATCCCCTTGATGACTCGCTTCGAAAAGAGGGTGGTGGAAAACTCCGGTCGATTCCGGTCCGCCTAGTGTTCAACGACTCCGCCCTCAACTTGCGTGCTGATTACTCGCTGTTTGATCGTACGACCGGTCGGCCCATCTGTGTTGGGAATGGTGAATCCTGTAGGCGGTCAGGAAAAGATGGCGTGGAGTCCTTGCCGTGTCCGGGTCCGAATGTATGTCAGTTCGCCCAGGGTGAGTGCAAGCCCTATGCGCGACTCAACGTGATCGTTGGGGATGGGGAGGAAGATGCGCTCGGCACATTCGTCTTGCGCACCACGTCGTTCAATACGATCCGAACGCTCTCTGCAAGGCTTCAATACTTGAATGCAGTTTCAGGGGGACTTTTGTCCTGCATGCCGCTTGAACTGAAGTTGCGTGGAAAATCCACCGCGATGAGCTACAGATCTGCCATCTATTACGTGGATCTGGTGGTGCGTGCCGGGCTTACCTTGGAACAAGCAATCGCGGAGGCGCGCGAGCGGGACGCGAATCGACGGATGTCGGGACATGATCAAGCACGTTTGGATGAGGTAGCGCGCGAAGGGTTTGCAAATGGCGCGTTTGAAGAGATGGAAGAGGATGTGCCTGCGGTTGTGTTGAAGAGTTCTACCCGATGGAGAGCCAGCCAAAGACAGGTGGAACGGAACCGGACGGACAGTCGAGGCTTCTAG
- a CDS encoding NAD(P)H-dependent oxidoreductase — protein sequence MVATKIAVVVGSIRKDSFNRQVAEAMAKLAPAGVEFDWIQIDDLPLYNQESDSDSPESMVRLRKAIKDADGVLFVTPEYNRSVPGVLKNAIDIGSRPWGQSVWAKKPVGIIGVSIGAIGTALAQSHLRNIVNYLDMPLYTGSEIYLTWKDGLVVDGEIGAHSKDFLQGYMAGLVEWIKTH from the coding sequence ATCGTGGCTACAAAAATTGCAGTTGTTGTTGGCAGCATCCGTAAAGACTCATTCAACCGTCAAGTCGCCGAAGCAATGGCCAAGCTGGCACCTGCGGGCGTCGAATTTGACTGGATCCAGATTGATGATCTGCCGCTCTATAACCAAGAAAGTGATTCCGATTCACCAGAAAGCATGGTCCGCCTGCGCAAAGCGATTAAGGACGCAGACGGTGTCCTGTTCGTGACCCCCGAGTACAACCGATCCGTGCCGGGCGTCTTGAAGAATGCAATCGATATCGGCTCGCGCCCATGGGGCCAAAGCGTTTGGGCGAAAAAGCCCGTCGGCATCATTGGCGTCTCGATCGGCGCAATCGGGACCGCCTTGGCACAGTCTCATCTGAGGAACATCGTCAATTACTTGGACATGCCGCTCTACACCGGCAGCGAAATCTACTTAACGTGGAAAGACGGCTTGGTGGTCGATGGCGAAATCGGCGCGCATAGCAAGGACTTCTTGCAAGGCTATATGGCAGGCCTGGTTGAATGGATCAAGACGCACTGA
- a CDS encoding TolC family protein, with protein MRGPKRAPRYAAFLGALLGTFAMGSGMAAVGDKIPGLETLILEAVRENPAVAAAMTESSAAKSEKSAAKAEWLPSLTARSEVRKTGGTGVLQLDQPIWSFGRIGATIRQADANLSASYAVTDQTKYDIALRTVSAWESYASASLQAEAITRYIGELDGFNGMMTRRVAQGVSARIELELVRSRIEQAQVELDGAETTRKLAIARLSQLTGSPFDNGQRVDDTHIERLLVHAEQFSELSAERLADASNDYPSVRAATYKAEAAEQASKAAKAARYPSIYLRGVREFGPGRIEANNGVALGLQYNLTPSQSIYGWRGSQARAEGAKLKIEGERRLVTESLQTEMQTLIGAKSRAKSLAAARVGAEAVKQSYARQFIAGRKSWLEVLNALRESELNEVSIHAAQVSTVASYYRLQLLMGLLPWQQPTTGEQRG; from the coding sequence ATGCGTGGACCCAAGCGCGCCCCTCGTTACGCCGCCTTCCTCGGCGCGCTTCTAGGCACATTCGCCATGGGCAGTGGCATGGCAGCTGTAGGCGACAAGATCCCCGGCCTTGAAACGCTGATCCTTGAAGCGGTGCGCGAGAACCCGGCCGTGGCAGCAGCCATGACTGAAAGCAGTGCAGCCAAGTCTGAAAAGAGTGCGGCCAAAGCGGAATGGCTTCCTTCTTTGACGGCACGCAGCGAGGTCCGCAAGACGGGCGGCACCGGTGTTTTGCAACTTGATCAACCGATTTGGTCATTTGGACGCATTGGCGCAACCATCCGCCAAGCGGATGCCAATTTGTCCGCGTCTTATGCCGTCACCGACCAAACGAAATACGACATTGCGCTTCGAACTGTATCGGCATGGGAGTCATACGCCTCTGCGTCTTTGCAAGCGGAAGCCATCACGCGATACATCGGTGAACTCGACGGCTTCAACGGCATGATGACGCGGCGTGTTGCACAAGGTGTTTCTGCACGCATCGAATTAGAGTTGGTGCGCTCACGCATTGAACAGGCACAAGTCGAGCTAGACGGTGCTGAAACAACACGCAAGCTCGCGATTGCACGTCTTTCACAGTTAACGGGCAGCCCGTTTGACAACGGACAGCGTGTGGATGACACACACATTGAGCGACTGCTCGTCCATGCAGAGCAGTTCAGTGAATTAAGTGCGGAACGGCTGGCTGATGCGAGCAACGACTACCCCAGTGTGCGCGCAGCAACCTATAAAGCAGAGGCAGCAGAACAAGCGAGCAAAGCAGCGAAAGCTGCGCGATATCCTTCCATCTATTTGCGCGGCGTGCGCGAATTCGGTCCCGGCCGCATTGAGGCAAACAATGGTGTTGCCCTCGGTCTGCAATACAACCTGACCCCCAGTCAATCCATTTATGGGTGGCGCGGTTCACAGGCACGCGCAGAAGGCGCCAAGTTGAAGATCGAAGGCGAACGTCGTTTGGTGACTGAGTCGCTGCAAACAGAAATGCAAACCTTGATTGGCGCTAAGAGCCGTGCCAAGTCTTTGGCTGCGGCACGTGTCGGTGCAGAAGCAGTCAAGCAATCTTATGCGCGTCAATTTATCGCTGGCAGAAAATCTTGGCTTGAAGTGTTGAACGCTTTGCGCGAATCCGAACTCAATGAAGTCTCAATTCATGCGGCGCAAGTCAGCACCGTTGCCTCGTACTATCGTTTGCAGCTGCTGATGGGTTTACTGCCCTGGCAACAGCCCACCACAGGGGAACAACGTGGCTGA
- a CDS encoding ATP-binding cassette domain-containing protein — MDHSALAWALSEYAQRSGTSFDSVRLHVALSKVKDASSERDALNAVTQSLGIRNAAIAKVPDVVLLPMLTWHANRGWGVVIDRTPDGQWHVLSPDEEYWAPEVELVDRTATLALQQGNGDPKITHSFSQELREAIREHRGILGEGVFASLMLGLLTVVTSLYSMQVYDRVIPTRNGYTLAVLCMGVLIMVVIDLAVRFSRARIMDTMIIGIDAKLSRQVFQRLLAVRLDQFPKSVGSLAAELRGYETVRSFYTASTLFTLADLPVSLLLLALIAVIASPVIALVPLTAAIIALALGFYYRKRLNELASKSAADSYMKTGVLVETVEGIETIKSGGGNWKFLSRWMELTGRSIHNDLKSRHASENLGYFTNTLQQISYIGIITLGAVLAIDGVITMGALIACSILGGRVMAPITAIPGLLVQKSYSDAARKGIDALYSREVDNHAVARPLTPATLTGQYRLENVGFRYSEKDPPIEIQRLEIQPGDRVAVVGRIGSGKSTLLRLLSGLYKPQLGKVLLDGLDMAHISANLLSRNIGYLQQEHRLFMGTLRENLLIGLPDPPDALLRDAMIKTGLIHLVANHPLGINLPISEGGKGLSGGQRQLVTFTRILLMNPSILLLDEPTASMDDAQERQCLAVLKEHMDQEDGLKRTLIVVTHRTSILPFVDKLIVMSDGKVAMAGAKDAVLDALRENEKKRATQIQVQTPNP, encoded by the coding sequence ATGGATCACAGCGCCTTAGCTTGGGCGCTTTCGGAATACGCACAACGATCAGGCACTTCGTTCGATAGTGTGCGCTTGCATGTTGCTTTGTCCAAAGTCAAAGACGCATCGTCTGAGCGCGATGCACTGAATGCAGTGACGCAATCACTTGGCATTCGTAACGCGGCCATAGCGAAGGTACCGGACGTCGTTCTTCTGCCCATGCTGACCTGGCATGCAAATCGCGGTTGGGGCGTCGTCATTGATCGCACTCCCGATGGCCAATGGCATGTCCTTTCGCCAGATGAAGAGTATTGGGCGCCTGAGGTCGAACTCGTCGACCGCACCGCGACCCTCGCTTTACAACAAGGCAATGGCGATCCCAAGATCACCCACTCTTTCTCGCAAGAGTTGCGCGAAGCCATTCGCGAGCATCGCGGCATCTTGGGTGAAGGCGTCTTTGCATCACTGATGCTGGGTCTACTCACTGTGGTGACCTCGCTCTATTCGATGCAGGTGTATGACCGCGTCATTCCGACACGAAATGGCTACACGCTTGCCGTGCTGTGTATGGGCGTGCTGATCATGGTGGTCATTGATCTCGCGGTGCGATTCTCGCGTGCGCGCATTATGGACACGATGATCATTGGCATTGATGCCAAGTTGTCGCGACAAGTCTTCCAAAGACTGTTGGCCGTGCGATTAGATCAATTCCCAAAGAGTGTGGGCAGCCTCGCTGCGGAGTTGCGCGGCTATGAAACGGTGCGCAGCTTCTACACCGCGTCTACCTTGTTTACCTTGGCTGATTTGCCAGTATCGCTCTTATTACTCGCATTGATTGCTGTCATTGCTTCGCCAGTCATCGCGCTGGTTCCTTTGACGGCCGCAATCATTGCACTCGCCTTGGGTTTCTACTACCGCAAGCGTTTGAATGAATTGGCGTCGAAATCTGCCGCTGACAGCTATATGAAAACCGGCGTGTTGGTCGAGACCGTCGAAGGCATTGAGACGATCAAAAGCGGTGGCGGCAACTGGAAGTTCCTTTCGCGCTGGATGGAACTCACCGGGCGCTCGATCCACAACGATTTGAAGTCGCGTCACGCTTCGGAAAATCTTGGCTATTTCACCAATACGCTGCAACAGATCTCTTACATCGGCATCATCACACTCGGCGCTGTGCTTGCCATCGATGGCGTGATCACGATGGGTGCATTGATTGCCTGCTCGATCTTGGGCGGACGCGTGATGGCGCCGATTACAGCGATCCCCGGACTCTTAGTACAGAAGTCCTATTCAGACGCAGCGCGCAAGGGCATTGATGCGCTCTATTCGCGAGAGGTCGACAATCACGCGGTCGCACGCCCGTTGACGCCGGCCACGTTGACGGGTCAGTACCGATTGGAAAATGTGGGTTTCCGCTATTCCGAGAAAGACCCACCGATCGAAATTCAACGCTTGGAGATTCAACCCGGCGATCGCGTCGCAGTAGTCGGTCGCATTGGCTCGGGCAAGTCGACACTCTTGCGTCTCTTGTCGGGTCTCTACAAACCGCAACTCGGCAAAGTGTTGTTGGACGGCCTCGATATGGCGCATATCTCCGCCAACCTCTTGTCTCGCAACATTGGCTATCTGCAGCAAGAACATCGTTTGTTCATGGGCACCTTGCGCGAGAACTTGTTGATTGGTTTGCCGGATCCGCCAGACGCGTTGCTACGCGATGCCATGATAAAAACAGGGCTGATTCACCTCGTCGCAAACCATCCGTTAGGTATCAACCTGCCGATCAGCGAAGGCGGCAAGGGCTTGTCGGGCGGACAAAGACAGCTGGTGACCTTCACGCGCATTCTGCTGATGAATCCTTCGATTCTTCTACTCGATGAACCCACTGCTTCGATGGATGACGCGCAAGAGCGTCAATGCTTGGCGGTGCTGAAGGAACATATGGATCAGGAAGATGGTTTGAAGCGTACGTTGATCGTTGTCACCCATCGCACCTCGATATTGCCCTTCGTTGATAAGCTCATCGTGATGAGCGACGGCAAAGTCGCGATGGCAGGCGCCAAAGATGCTGTGCTCGATGCCTTACGTGAGAATGAGAAGAAGCGCGCCACCCAAATTCAAGTGCAGACCCCGAACCCATGA
- a CDS encoding ATP-binding protein: MARSDLLISLVRAASSGDQLGVRSSAEALAADERAKNHHILADRLQRAIANVTVSSNSLLSQKDSAGGQGREAIIEVQPQLQMDQLLLPLPVKEGGRQLIEEHIRADVLRSHGYEPRHRVLLAGPPGNGKTSYAESIAEALALPLFVVRYDALIGSYLGETNARLRRLFEYVKTRPCVLFFDEFDAIGKERGDTNETGEIKRVVSFLLMQLDQLPSYVVVIAATNHAELLDRAVWRRFQLRLSFPAPDRKSVQVLLDRITSRWPELPKLSLIAIATKLGDVSYSEVVDFCQNVRRRHILGLGGISIDEALKLELELWTARVRPRGTVNGERSEQAALASGAAASGRASRRKASEHPET; the protein is encoded by the coding sequence ATGGCACGTAGTGACCTACTAATATCCCTTGTAAGGGCCGCTTCTAGCGGTGACCAACTCGGTGTCCGCTCCTCTGCAGAGGCGCTTGCGGCGGATGAGCGCGCCAAAAATCACCACATCCTTGCAGATCGCTTGCAGCGCGCGATTGCCAACGTAACGGTGAGCTCTAACAGTTTACTTTCCCAGAAAGACTCTGCCGGCGGTCAAGGACGTGAAGCTATCATCGAGGTGCAGCCTCAACTGCAGATGGATCAGCTGTTGCTACCCCTTCCAGTCAAAGAGGGTGGCAGGCAACTTATCGAAGAGCACATTCGCGCCGACGTGTTGCGCTCTCACGGCTACGAGCCGAGACACCGCGTGTTGCTTGCGGGTCCACCGGGCAACGGAAAGACTTCTTATGCCGAATCGATAGCAGAAGCATTGGCACTACCATTGTTTGTAGTGAGGTACGATGCTTTGATTGGCAGCTATCTCGGTGAAACGAACGCAAGACTTCGCAGATTGTTCGAGTACGTAAAAACCCGCCCTTGTGTTCTTTTCTTCGACGAATTTGATGCAATTGGCAAAGAGCGAGGAGATACGAATGAAACGGGTGAAATTAAGCGTGTTGTTTCCTTCTTATTGATGCAGCTTGATCAGTTGCCTAGCTATGTTGTTGTGATTGCAGCGACGAATCATGCCGAATTGCTTGACCGTGCGGTTTGGCGCCGATTCCAGCTGAGATTGTCATTCCCTGCGCCGGACCGGAAGTCAGTTCAAGTCCTGCTGGATCGGATTACTTCTCGTTGGCCGGAATTGCCGAAGTTATCTCTCATCGCCATTGCGACGAAGCTCGGTGACGTGAGCTACTCAGAGGTTGTTGATTTTTGCCAGAACGTCCGGCGCCGACATATTCTAGGATTAGGTGGGATTAGTATCGATGAGGCGCTCAAGCTTGAACTTGAATTATGGACCGCTCGAGTTCGCCCACGGGGGACCGTGAATGGCGAGCGATCTGAACAAGCCGCTCTTGCGAGTGGTGCCGCTGCCTCAGGTCGCGCGTCGCGTCGGAAGGCCAGCGAACATCCCGAGACCTGA